The genomic region GCCATACTTTTACAGGCTTACCGCGTTGACTTCCCGGCTTGAATTTGGCCTTCATCACCGCCTCGGTGGCTGCTTCATCGCAACCAGCACCAATTCCTTTGGCAACGACCGCTTTGATCACATCGCCCTTTTCATTGATGGCCGCACGGATCACCACCGTACCTTCAATTCCGGCACGTTTGGCAATTTCAGGATATACAATGGCCTTCTGAATAGCAGCAAGTCCACCCACGATTTCCGGTAATTCCTCAACCACTTCAAAAATGGCTGCTTCTTCTTCTTCAGCCACAGTTGGAGGAGGAGGAGGGGGCGGTGGCGCACTGACATCCAGTTCTGATTCAAATACAATTTCATCATCAATCACGGCATCATTGGGAACGAGAACCGGAACCTGAGGACGGGGAGGAGGAGGCGGCTTTACTTCCTGTTTGGTGATGGCGA from Bacteroidota bacterium harbors:
- a CDS encoding energy transducer TonB; amino-acid sequence: MPIIKTPEADIRRHWKLYMETSVSIVLGLLVLGFYFFPDLKNQTVITVKEQEAIKIEEIAITKQEVKPPPPPRPQVPVLVPNDAVIDDEIVFESELDVSAPPPPPPPPTVAEEEEAAIFEVVEELPEIVGGLAAIQKAIVYPEIAKRAGIEGTVVIRAAINEKGDVIKAVVAKGIGAGCDEAATEAVMKAKFKPGSQRGKPVKVWLTIPVRFKLKS